The following coding sequences lie in one Candidatus Thermoplasmatota archaeon genomic window:
- a CDS encoding VIT1/CCC1 transporter family protein has protein sequence MREIFEGYGFDADEQEAAVNRITKDKDLWLKFMVQEEIGISPGQIDNPLSIGAISSGSFLVGAVPAILPFFILHDAGIALVVSALSILAFLFVLGVWKTKLTKVPWLLSSLETLAIGGLSCGLGFLLGRIIQTLIG, from the coding sequence ATACGCGAAATATTCGAGGGGTATGGATTCGACGCCGATGAGCAGGAAGCAGCTGTGAACAGGATCACGAAGGACAAAGACCTCTGGTTGAAGTTCATGGTCCAGGAGGAGATCGGGATATCACCGGGGCAGATAGACAACCCCCTGAGCATCGGTGCCATATCCTCGGGCTCGTTCCTCGTAGGAGCGGTTCCTGCAATACTTCCTTTCTTCATCCTCCATGATGCCGGCATTGCATTGGTGGTCAGCGCTCTGTCGATCCTGGCATTCCTTTTCGTCCTCGGGGTTTGGAAGACCAAACTGACGAAAGTGCCCTGGCTGCTGAGCAGTCTAGAAACGCTCGCCATCGGTGGCCTCTCGTGCGGCCTTGGGTTCCTTTTGGGGAGGATCATCCAGACGCTGATCGGCTGA